The genomic segment TACATTTATCCATATTTGTCTTGAACTTTGGGTAAGAACAAATCTGCAGCAAGGCCGcctccgtgtgtgcgtgcgtgcgtgcgtgcgtgcgttcgatGGATTCCCAAGGCCCGCCGAGGCCAAAGGGGAACCTCTTACTTGTTAATATGCTGTTATTaggcgtgtttgtgtttctgcagaTCTTGTTTTCTTTTGGTAACATGGAGCTAAATCAAAATTTCATGGAACATGGTTTTATAATCACCTTGTCTATCCTTCAATTATTTGGTCATCTATAATCTACTAATATAAATATTGTGATGTTATGTGGCTCAGAGAGGGTCACTAATACGTTTTGCACCCTAGACACATGGCATTCACACGTTGTCCTTGTAAGACCCCCTCCCAGGAGGTCTGTGGAGCcgctcagccccagggcccaatggcCGGTTAGGGCAGCCCGGTCTGCAGTGCTAGCTCTGGAGTGGTAAGCCTGGGTATCCCGGGTCATCCTGAGGGATTTTTAAAGTATGCTGGTGACCCTAACCCAAACATTATGGACCACCCTGAGCTGGAGACGGACTGACCCAACCTCCAGGGGGAGCCAGCCCAGCTGTTGAAACTGGTGCTTACCCACGTGATCCCTTGACGCGAGCCCTATCACAACCCTGACTCATTTGTTCTGACAAACCTGCAGTTTGTGTTTGAGGGCCTTAGTAAGACCCCTGTACCGTGTGCCAAGGCCATAATCGAAGCGGCATAAAACCAATGAATTAGCTAGCAGTCTGAGGAATGGGGCTTTCCTAGCTAGGAATCTGGTCCGGCTGTTCACCTTGCTCATGATCTTTGACAACCATGCTCCCTCTGCCTAGACTGCCGTCTGAAGAGCATCTATAGCTGCCTATAGCTAAAGAGCTATAGGTCACTGAGGGCTTGGCATGGGAGAGCTGCCCACCAAGGCTGATGCAGGTCAACCTTTTCTTGTGCAGCCTATGCTTAGAACCAAACACTGTGAATCAGTTTTGGCCACGTGAAAAGACTTTGTTGTCTAATAGCCAGTCCCTGATATTACTAAATTCATACAGAGTGTCATACAGCTTTGACACTCATCTTTACTCATCTTTGTTGGAGGCTAGGATAGCTTAATCATCAGCATATAAAAACAGATTCTCTTTACAAGCCCGCTTCATGTAATTTACATATATCATCAACATTAATGTCCCCTATACACTCCCTTGTCGGACTCCACATGTTACCGGTTGTTCCCTGTATAGATGGCTTTGGAATTCCATCTTTTGGGATCTATCAGACAGGTAGAAAACCAACCATCTTAAGGTGGGAGGGCTCATGCCTAAAGCTGACAACTTGCTGTACAGTAGGCTATGGTCAACAGTGTCAAAGGCCTTCTTTAAATCAATTAGGATCATGCCACATGGTTTGCCGAAATTGAGTTCACCTCTTATGAAGTCAGTTAGGTACTGCAAACAGGAATCAGTTCAATGAGACTTTCTGAACCCTGATTCGAATTCATAAAGGAGTCTGGAATCAACAGCATATTGATTTAAGTGTTTGTGAAGCACTTTCTCCAGGACCTTGGAGGTTCCGCTCCAAATAGAGACCGTTCTATAATTTCCCGGATCAGACCTGACAACTTTCTTAAAAGTGGGATGACCTTGCAATGTTTCATGTCATCGTGTACAGTGCCTTGTTCTAGGGACAGatagtgtttcccccagcactgtatggttaagaagggccgccttaacaacaatagggccccgccttgacacatacttccatcaggtacaaAGAATAaggataaataatgcattggtaatactgttcacaacagtattaccaatgcattatttatcctTATTCTTATCCTTATACTGTTCACAACAGTAATACCCCAGTaatactgggggaaacactgagttTAATAATATGAGCAATAACAGATCAGCTGCATGTTTCAAAAACCTGGCTGAGATCTTATCCAGCCCTGTGGCTTTAGCTGAGTTTAGGTCCTTTAGCATGTTGACGATTTGTTCTACAGACACtagaaaaaatacaaacaaaaactaCAAAAACTAACTTTGAATAGAAATCCTTAATGTGTTCAGGACCAGGCCCATGCACTCATGGTCTGGGTGCAAGCCTCTCCACAAGTTTGTGGGCAACTGAGGTGAAATACGTTTTAAAGTAATTGGCAATATCCTCCTTCTTATTGACCTCATTTCCATCTATGGAGAGAGAAATGCATGAACTGTCTTAGTTGAGCAACCAAGATTTTTCAGAACCTTCCGAGGATTTTTGGGAATGTCAGTGTTAAAATCTGCTATTAAAATGCATTCACTCTCCATCCATTTCGAACATTTAACTAATACATTCTCCAATTGGTCATAAAACGAATTTTGCTGAGGAGTTCTATAACAGACCCCTAAAAGAATGGGCTTGGTTTTGCGACAGCAAATGTCTATCATTAAGATCTCGGCTTCGTCATTGTTAAAATCTGTTTAAGTCTGAtcgaataaacacacaaactccgCCTCCAATTCCTATTGCGGTCTTTTCTGACCAGGCAATCGTTCCAATTCCAATCACAGAGTCAGTGATACTGAAATTGAGCCTGGTTTCAGAAATGCAAAAAGCGCCCACCTTGGTTCTGTTAATCAGAAATCGAATTTTGTCTAGTAGAATACTCCTTACATTTAAGTAAGCCTTTTGCTTTGAGTAAATCAGACTGGTACCGCACAGAAGTACAGTTGGCTCCGGCTTCACCGTCCGCTCTGAGGATTACGTTCACCGCATCTTTGGAGGCGCTCTCAGTGCCCGGGGATGTTTCCAGGCCGCCGTCAGGCCGCCGTCAGGCCGCCGTCAGGCCGCCGTCAGGCCGCCGTCAGGCCGCCGTCAGGCCGCCGTCAGGCCGCCGTCAGGCCGCCGTCAGGCCGCCGTCAGGCCGCCGTCAGGCCGCCGTCAGGCCGCCGTCAGGCCGCCGTCAGGCCGCCGTCAGGCCGCCGTCAGGCCGCCGTCAGGCCGCCGTCAGGCCGCCGTCAGGCCGCCGTCAGGCCGCCGTCTGGCCGCCGTCTGGCCGCCGTCTGGCCGCCGTCTGGCCGCCGTCTGGCCGCCGTCTGGCCGCCGTCTGGCCGCCGTCTGGCCGCCGTCTGGCCGCCGTCTGGCCGCCGTCTGGCCGCCGTCTGGCCGCCGTCAGGCCACGCAGTCCCCCGCAGCggagccagtgttgccagattgggcgggttcccgcccaattgggctacttttgatTTCATCTCGCGGGGAAAAAATGCATTGGGCAGGTATATACATTTTGGGCTGCTTTTGCCAATATCTGGCggttttttaataatgtgaaaaCAGCACACCAAACTGTTATTTTATGGTttaaaaacagtacaaatacaAAACTCAGTAGGTCTATACTTCAATATACTTCACGTCGTGATGTCACATCAACAAACCGTTGTGCGCCGACGTAGAAGTCTGAGGCAAAAGCCCGCTCTCTCTCAACTCTGTTAGCGAAATAAGCATCATGCCGAAGTGGGGGAAATATAAAAAACTTTATAGAAAGGAATGGGAGACCGACCCTGAATTAAAATTGTGGATCGCGCCTGCCCCAGCAGATGACAGCAAAGCTCGTTGCAGGTATTGTAACGTTGAATTAAGAGCCCACCTCAACGACTTGAGAGAACATGGTGCCACGAAAAAACACAAGGCCCGCTGTCAGCCCAGTGTCAAATCCTTTGCTGTCCCAACGGGATCTGGTGCAGGAGCAACAATCAAAGATGACCAAAAACGACGTGAACTTAGGGTTGCAACCTACGTCGCCTGTCACACCTCCATAAACGCCGTGGATGATTTGTCTGATATACTGCAAGATGAGATGGGCGCATTCAAGATGCACAGGACGAAGTGTACCGCCGTTATAACATCTGTTCTGGCACCGCACTTCAGAGAGGAGTTAAGAGAGGATATTGGTGAGTCTCCATATTCTCTTTACCTGGATGAGAGCACTGATGTATCAGTGAACAAGCTCCTCTGCATTTGTGTGAAGTAACGCTCACAGAAACACGGCAAGTTTGTGAGTACCTACCTGGGGCTTGTCAACCTTCTCAGCGCAGATGCTTGTGGAATATCAGATGCGACTGCTGTTAATTCTTGGGCCTGGCACTGGTAGTGCATTTTTCCACATTCCAAATCTGTGACATGCACGGTCTGTGATAATAAAATAGAACTTGCCATTTGGGCTTAATTGTTTAATACCGTAGCGTTACCGCGTAATCAGAAGGACGAGTTGATATGGTAAAAATCCCCAAGGATGTTTATTATTACTCCTCAACCGGACGGAGCCTAAAACATTGCAGCCATTAGAAGTAACTCTTGGCGCATATAACACTAGAACCACAACATGCGTTTAATGTTTATTCAAAAATTATTGTTTTTCCTGTGAAAAACGTCATTGGGCGGTTTTTTGCTGAAGTGGGCGGGTTTTGGAACGTGATTGGGCGGATTTAGCTCAaccaaatctggcaacactgagcGGAGCGGAGCAGTCAGCGATAAGGCCGCCCGTCGGGTCCACGACCGGGCAGGTGTCTCATCGGGCCTCGGCAGCAGAACTTTCCAGTCGCTCCGACAGCAGACAGCAGTGGCAAGATTAGCTAAGTAGATATTGTCATTCTTTGCAGCTTGACTGTAAGTCATGCCTAACTGTAGCTTCGTAGCGTAGCTCCCATTGTAGATAGCTTCGCCcgtgagtgtgtttgatgaGGTGTCGCTGAGATCCGGGCCGGGGCACTGGTGAATGAAAAGTTGGCTGTTTGAGATTAGCATCTTCCATGGTTTAGCCCTGAACCAGTGGGGCATTGAGGCCATTTATCTCAGACCTGTCATGGTTAAAAACTTGGCCAGTTGCAAAAAGTTGCATAGTAAAACCGTGTGTTACTAGAGCTGATAGAACGCCGGAAACGCCGGCTGTCGCCATAGACGTGGCCAATGGAATCAGTCGAATCAAGCCTTAATCGATTCAGATTCCAAATGATAAATACCAATTGGTATAGCTAGGcttgtaaataaaatactttaaactCAATCAATCAAAATGTTTCGTCAAATCCTTGGCAGGGACAAGGGATGTCCTCAACCTGCGCCCACGTGGCTTCTTGGAGTACTACCTCACCTGCCTTGCTCTTAACGGCTGTGTCGGCAGTGACGGCCCATATGAATAGGTTCTGAACTCAGCAGTGGGTTGAAACACCGCTGTCTGTCGTTGATACTTGGACATGCATTTCTGTCTGCTGATAGAAACGTTTCCACAATTGTCACTAACATTGGGATTTGTTTTCTCGTACATTGCATGCTGCTTTCATTTGTGTTTACACGCTAATTACATTGTTGGATAAGAATGTGGTTTCGTTTTATGTAAATAATTTGTGCGTTCATTGCAAGCCGTACATTCAACTGTATACCAGTGGAATCTGGTAAACCAGGTTTTGTGTTTCCTGATAGCCTGGCTTAATGTAGGTCTGGTTTCATACTGCATATTTTGTTAGGTTTgcgtgttgttgttttctttataGAGACCAGCTAGCGCAATTCTTTCGAAAGAAAATCCTTCTAAAGTTGATGAATTGGTAAGCCAAGTAGGTTAGGTTTGGTATGTGCCGTCCGTGTCTGGCTTTCAAAGGTCCGGGCCGGTCTTGGTCACATCCTTTTGGGACATTTGGTTGGCTGTTTGACACTTCCTGGCTCTGGGTTTAATGGGCATATCTCTACCTCTTTGACGCAAGGCATATTTCAGAAGGAATGTGTTTCTCGGAATCACCTGGAACGAGTTCAATCACCCCGCCCTGCGGCTGATTGGTCGAGCAGCTGATTGGTCTGGCAGCTGATTGGTCGAGCAGCTGAGAGAAGAGGCTGACTTGTCCAGCAAACGAGAGAAAACTTTAATCTGAAACAAAGGAACGCGACGTTGAGGCTGTTCTCTGCTTCTGGAGGGCAAGAAATAACATTTTGGGACAATAAGTCTGACGGACAAAAACCAGAACAAGGTGAGTGAAAGAACACAATGATATGAGAAGGTAAAGGATGGACAATACTGGTCTGGTGATGAAACCATTGTAtcctctcctggcttcactaaaacaCTTGTTACCAATAACATTTGTGAAGATAACATTAGTAGCAGATTGGTTGCAGCAGTTAAAACCGGTGTAAGCCTCGTTCATAGTTATGCGGACAGACttgttatgttttttgtttattgGTGACACTTTTTATAAACCAGACCAGAGAGGAAGTTGAGTCGTAATCACCCGAGAAGAGTAGAAAATACCCTGTTTTTTATTTCTGGAAAAGTATTGATGTGGCAAAACATTTGTATTCAGCCTAATTTGGCTACAactgattgttgttgttttcttttgttgttttttttagtttattttcttaattattccgtcttatttttgttttttggggTTTTCTGTATATCTTGTCTTATTGTTACTATGTTTGCTACTTAGTTGAACATCCAGGtatggtttatttattatttttgtctgATTATGTGACAGGGGGGGATGTAAGTATTGTATCTGTCTACTTGTTGTCCGTATGTGTAAAATTATGTGAAACCactaaaaaaagtaaaataaagagaATGGTTTCAACAAAATTTGCTTAAAAACCTCTTCGATCCATTCATTCAATTAAAATAATGTGAATCCTTAATGCATCAACCTTGTGTTCtctgtctaggaatggcctctgtcTTCCCTTCCTGTTCTGAAGAGAACCTTTCCTGTCCCATCTGTCTGGAGGTGTTAAATTGCCCCGTTTctacaccatgtggacacaacttctgtaGAACCTGTATTGAAACAAGCTGGAGTGGCCAATACTCCTATAAATGTCCTCTTTGCAATAAGGTTTTTGAAATAAGACCTGATTTACAGGTCAATTTCCTCATCACAGATCTGTCCGATCAGTTTAGATCACGCTTACAAGTGAATGAGCAACACTGTGCTAAACCAGGAGatgttccctgtgacgtctgtaatGGGACCAAGCTGAaagctgtgaagtcctgcctagcgTGTCTCATCTCTTACTGCCACACCCACCTGGAGCCTCATCAGAGAGTCCCAGGCCTGAAGAGACATCAGCTGGTCGACCCCATGGACCGACTGGAAGACAGGATTTGTAAGAAACACAGCCagcttctggagctcttctgccatactgaacagttgtttgtgtgtcagtcctGCATAGTGATGGACCACAAGttccatcctgttgtacctatAAGGGAGGAATACGAGGAGAAGATGAAACTTCTGTGGAAGATACATTTTGGAGTTGAGCAGATGATCCAAGGCAGAGAACAACAGATTCACGAGATCCATTCTGGAATATATGTAACAGAGAACCAAGCCGAAAGCCTCATTGTCGAGCTGGTGGAGGAAATAACTTTACTGACCAGTGAATGCTCAGAGATGATGCAGGTCTCACAGACTGAAGaccccctccacttc from the Gadus morhua chromosome 22, gadMor3.0, whole genome shotgun sequence genome contains:
- the LOC115536007 gene encoding tripartite motif-containing protein 16-like, giving the protein MASVFPSCSEENLSCPICLEVLNCPVSTPCGHNFCRTCIETSWSGQYSYKCPLCNKVFEIRPDLQVNFLITDLSDQFRSRLQVNEQHCAKPGDVPCDVCNGTKLKAVKSCLACLISYCHTHLEPHQRVPGLKRHQLVDPMDRLEDRICKKHSQLLELFCHTEQLFVCQSCIVMDHKFHPVVPIREEYEEKMKLLWKIHFGVEQMIQGREQQIHEIHSGIYVTENQAESLIVELVEEITLLTSECSEMMQVSQTEDPLHFLQAFRIPENLLHFRDWTTVEVCPQPDVRTVSRAQVQLEETLNVRTENPRDLKAALEKYARELTLDPNTTHRDLTLSDGNRKVTWTGKYPDHPDRFDTWPQVLCREGLTGRCYWEVECEGLVEVGMTYIGIIRRGMVDGSRLGWNNKSWSLRCYGNRYTAWYKGSVTVLQLSPAGSNRVGVYLDRPAGSLSFYRVSPGGGGSSDTLTHLHTFRSTFTQEDLLPGFHLKPDSSVSLCRL